The Tenebrio molitor chromosome 3, icTenMoli1.1, whole genome shotgun sequence genome contains a region encoding:
- the LOC138126918 gene encoding uncharacterized protein isoform X5: MIAMEDNNTMTFVCAELSTTMFQKLYDQKKSNRFCDLTLHVNNKIIKAHRNVLACSSPYFDSILKHHKIIREQLIITCLDSEIFNTILTYMYTGEITIEHSNVEELLKLADHFIITKVIEYCIEFLGTKLNLDNCLFTYFLTQRFKLKHLGNIVENWIMSHIDEICDGEEIIGLTVQELQEFFKNKSFMLSTARALNVLSQWVLHNLEKREVHFDKLIKCFHANSLEPAEVFKHLDTCILYNKSELCMYRFLDYLVQNNWMLSNFKSRYDGLHIKYGQLISCSKQDEEDSKSDKIVVSEKNDSSSSQNNFSSVLVKAKLRNKKQLILKRLMLFGLKPSLRMAALKMLTYKKKILPLTDSGQDEEEEDVDEKMGIKCPICFTTINDSLLLEQHLALSHAKDVTYKCGICSFVCQYHGDYLNHMKSHFSGPPYKCDYCDTTTDQISKLISHRAQHLEESVYQCTFCSFKCRLKQNFVSHLKIHTPDKNFKCEHCTKSFRFKQNLETHMLTHTNDKNLTCESCGFHTKFLSHMIAHKRIHAVFSPGDIYRCSYPHCKYSTAKKNQLASHAKSHNGVRPHSCGICGRGFMEKSHLVRHERIHLEEKPFKCSNCDYASSRRDKLKEHFTRHHGENASAKVPYKARPMRNNSTRPKSQLSECHFRTALKRSIVHT; the protein is encoded by the exons atGATTGCCATGGAGGATAACAATACGATGACGTTTGTCTGTGCTGAATTATCAACAACAATGTTTCAGAAATTATATGAccaaaagaaatcaaatagATTTTGCGATTTAACACTTCacgtaaacaataaaattataaaagcaCACCGTAACGTATTAGCATGCAGTTCTCCTTATTTTGATTCAATATTAAAACatcataaaataattagagaACAACTGATTATAACTTGTTTAgatagtgaaatttttaacACAATATTAACATACATGTACACAGGAGAAATTACTATAGAGCATTCAAATGTAGAGGAACTACTGAAATTAGCTGATCACTTCATCATTACCAAAGTAATAGAGTATTGTATAGAATTCCTAGGGACTAAATTAAATCTAGACAATTGTCTGTtcacatattttttaacacaacGTTTTAAACTTAAACATTTAGGAAATATAGTTGAAAATTGGATAATGAGTCATATTGATGAAATTTGTGATGGAGAAGAAATTATTGGCTTGACTGTTCAGGAATTacaggaattttttaaaaataaa AGCTTTATGTTATCAACAGCAAGGGCTTTGAATGTATTATCTCAGTGGGTCCTtcataatttagaaaaacgaGAGGTACATTTTGATAAACTGATTAAATGTTTTCATGCAAACTCTTTAGAACCTGCTGAAGTTTTTAAACACTTGGACACATGCATTTTATATAACAAGAGCGAACTTTGCATGTACCGATTTTTGgattatttggttcaaaataaTTGGATGCTTTCAAACTTCAAGTCTCGATATGATGGTTTGCATATTAAATATGGACAg TTAATTTCATGTAGTAAACAAGATGAGGAAGATTCAAAATCTGACAAGATCGTTGTATCTGAAAAAAACGATTCAAGCTCatcacaaaacaattttagttCAGTATTAGTTAAAGCGAAATTACGTAATAAAAAACAACTGATTTTAAAAAGACTGATGTTATTTGGATTAAAACCTAGTCTAAGGATGGCAGCATTAAAAATGCTGacatacaaaaagaaaatactgCCCTTAACGGATTCGGGACAGGATGAAGAAG AGGAAGACGTCGATGAAAAAATGGGTATTAAATGTCCAATATGTTTCACTACTATCAACGACAGTCTTCTTCTAGAGCAACATTTGGCACTAAGCCATGCCAAAGATGTAACTTACAAATGTGGGATTTGCTCATTTGTGTGTCAGTACCATGGAGATTATTTAAATCATATGAAGAGCCATTTTTCGGGCCCACCGTATAAATGTGATTACT gtgaCACCACAACCGATCAAATTTCCAAACTGATTTCTCACAGGGCCCAACACTTGGAAGAATCCGTCTATCAGTGCACCTTTTGCTCTTTCAAGTGTCGTCTGAAGCAAAATTTCGTTTCTCATTTGAAAATCCACACGCCAGACAAAAACTTCAAGTGCGAACACTGCACGAAATCTTTCAGATTCAAGCAGAATCTCGAAACGCACATGTTGACTCACACCAACGATAAGAATTTAACGTGCGAATCGTGCGGTTTTCATACGAAGTTTCTCAGCCACATGATAGCCCACAAAAGGATACACGCAG TTTTTTCTCCAGGAGATATTTATCGGTGTTCTTATCCACATTGTAAATATTCCACAGCGAAAAAGAACCAATTAGCTAGTCACGCTAAGAGTCACAATGGGGTCAGACCGCATTCGTGTGGCATATGCGGAAGAGGGTTCATGGAAAAATCGCACTTGGTCCGGCACGAACGAATCCACTTGGAAGAGAAACCTTTCAAGTGCTCGAACTGTGACTACGCCAGCTCTAGACGGGATAAATTAAAAGAGCACTTCACCAGGCATCACGGCGAGAACGCGTCGGCCAAGGTACCGTACAAAGCTAGGCCCATGCGCAACAATTCCACACGTCCGAAGTCTCAA CTCAGTGAATGCCATTTTCGGACTGCATTAAAAAGGAGTATTGTGCATACATAG